Proteins found in one Acidobacteriota bacterium genomic segment:
- the thyX gene encoding FAD-dependent thymidylate synthase encodes MNFNGISATQISVMGSDLSVVNAARVSMAKQSVWNVERKGFFLETTLNDKDTKLIGYLAKHKHWTPFSHPQISLHIRAPIFVARQWFKHMIGITRNETSRRYVDSEPDFFRLIWRMRAEAVKQGSAGVAPTEIMEKANEIFDQVMTTALAGYEELLSLGIAPEQARAILPQNMMTEWIETASLAAICRACKLRLDPHAQLETREVAERIAEIVAPHFPVSWAALMGENNG; translated from the coding sequence ATGAACTTCAACGGTATTTCCGCCACGCAAATTAGCGTAATGGGATCGGACCTTTCTGTTGTCAATGCCGCGCGTGTGAGCATGGCAAAGCAAAGCGTGTGGAATGTCGAACGCAAGGGCTTCTTTCTTGAAACGACACTCAACGACAAAGACACAAAGCTGATCGGCTACCTGGCGAAGCACAAGCACTGGACACCATTCAGCCATCCGCAGATCAGCCTGCATATCCGGGCGCCTATCTTCGTCGCGCGCCAGTGGTTCAAGCACATGATTGGCATTACCCGCAATGAAACCTCCCGCCGGTACGTCGATTCTGAACCAGACTTTTTCCGGTTGATCTGGCGAATGCGCGCCGAAGCCGTAAAGCAAGGGTCCGCCGGCGTCGCCCCCACGGAGATCATGGAAAAGGCGAATGAAATTTTCGACCAGGTAATGACGACCGCACTCGCCGGGTACGAGGAACTGTTGTCCCTTGGTATTGCGCCGGAACAGGCCCGCGCGATTCTCCCGCAAAACATGATGACCGAGTGGATTGAAACCGCGTCCCTCGCGGCCATTTGCCGGGCGTGCAAGTTGCGCCTGGACCCGCACGCGCAACTCGAAACGCGAGAGGTTGCCGAGCGTATTGCGGAAATCGTCGCCCCCCACTTCCCGGTTTCTTGGGCGGCACTCATGGGGGAAAACAATGGCTGA
- a CDS encoding LamG domain-containing protein: protein MSLVSGSNLSANTWYHLAATRQGSTYRLFVDGTQVATTTSSITIHDNANSLYIGTSTDGSTSPVNGYIDDLRITKGVARYTANFTPPAAAFPEVIETYGQQNAMIFDHLTPV from the coding sequence GTGTCCTTGGTCAGTGGGAGCAATTTGTCCGCAAACACTTGGTATCACTTGGCGGCCACAAGGCAAGGCTCGACGTACCGCTTGTTTGTAGACGGGACTCAGGTAGCGACAACAACCTCAAGCATAACCATCCACGACAACGCCAACAGCCTCTACATCGGTACAAGCACAGATGGGTCAACCTCGCCGGTAAACGGTTACATCGACGATTTGAGAATCACCAAAGGCGTCGCCCGCTACACCGCAAATTTCACCCCACCCGCCGCCGCTTTTCCAGAAGTTATTGAAACCTACGGCCAGCAGAACGCCATGATCTTTGACCATCTAACGCCGGTCTAA
- a CDS encoding VRR-NUC domain-containing protein, producing the protein MIENDIETYLIERVQENGGDVRKAEWVGRRHCPDRRIMHPTRCSWVEVKRPGGKPRPGQAREHKRMRALGETVDVVSTYEEVDALMELLK; encoded by the coding sequence GTGATCGAAAACGACATTGAAACCTACCTTATCGAGCGTGTGCAGGAGAACGGAGGCGACGTGCGCAAAGCCGAATGGGTCGGCCGTCGGCATTGCCCCGACCGGAGAATCATGCACCCAACGCGTTGTAGTTGGGTAGAGGTAAAGCGACCAGGTGGCAAGCCCCGCCCTGGACAAGCACGCGAACACAAACGAATGCGCGCCCTTGGCGAAACGGTTGATGTTGTAAGCACCTACGAAGAAGTCGACGCGCTCATGGAGTTACTGAAATGA
- a CDS encoding LamG domain-containing protein codes for MAKDAYWPNVTLALSLNGVEGSQSFPDGKGRAVTTNGNVRIDTTKYAPIANNTASAYFDGTGDFLGIPNGSGLFDFGTGDFTIEGWINPGVVGSTRRFLATHNGSTGWYVEVNTANRLTFASTAGAVSQASGGFSINTWYHFAIVRYAGTLTFYIDGTANGSGSLSGSLTYGLSLQVGRLGTQDIYGFIGNLDDIRITKGVARYLSNFTRPTEPFPNGGYEVAGTVVDSNGSPVARTIRVYDRVTGVLNAVGVSNAASGTYSIPISTANEVQVVLLDDLLGTIENDQILRTTPV; via the coding sequence ATGGCGAAGGATGCCTACTGGCCTAACGTAACCCTAGCCCTTTCGCTTAATGGTGTCGAAGGGTCGCAGTCGTTTCCTGACGGTAAGGGTAGGGCCGTAACGACAAATGGTAACGTCCGCATTGACACAACAAAATATGCCCCCATTGCTAACAACACTGCATCTGCATATTTTGACGGAACTGGTGACTTTCTAGGCATCCCAAACGGTAGCGGGTTGTTCGACTTTGGGACGGGCGATTTTACAATTGAAGGTTGGATCAACCCCGGAGTGGTCGGAAGCACTCGTCGTTTTCTTGCCACACATAACGGCTCGACAGGGTGGTATGTCGAAGTCAACACAGCAAACCGACTGACTTTCGCTAGTACTGCCGGTGCTGTCTCGCAAGCGTCTGGTGGTTTTTCTATAAATACTTGGTATCACTTTGCAATTGTTAGGTACGCAGGGACTTTAACATTTTACATCGACGGAACGGCCAACGGTAGTGGTTCTTTGTCGGGTTCGCTTACCTACGGTTTGAGCCTACAGGTTGGGAGGTTAGGCACTCAAGACATCTATGGGTTCATAGGAAACCTCGATGATATTCGCATAACAAAGGGTGTTGCGCGTTATCTAAGTAACTTCACTAGACCGACAGAGCCGTTCCCGAACGGTGGTTATGAAGTCGCTGGAACCGTTGTTGATAGCAACGGAAGTCCTGTTGCTCGGACTATCCGCGTCTACGACCGCGTAACTGGCGTGTTAAACGCAGTCGGCGTAAGCAATGCCGCTTCCGGCACCTACAGCATCCCGATTTCGACAGCAAACGAAGTCCAAGTCGTCCTCCTAGACGACCTCCTCGGCACAATCGAAAACGATCAGATTCTCCGCACGACCCCGGTTTAA
- a CDS encoding DUF1353 domain-containing protein, with amino-acid sequence MAHFLTNLSAEIVDADFAGGRGLWQITKPLVYTSDVANRTITVPVGFQTDFASVLRLPIMYSLFGDTAHAAATVHDYLYQSGMLPRPTADAVFKEAIGVSTKLSGIKRWLMWAAVRAFGGSHFGDQNAATT; translated from the coding sequence ATGGCTCACTTTCTCACGAACTTGTCGGCTGAAATTGTCGACGCGGATTTCGCAGGCGGGCGGGGGCTTTGGCAGATCACAAAGCCACTCGTCTATACCTCTGACGTAGCAAATCGGACGATTACCGTCCCGGTTGGCTTCCAGACGGATTTTGCCAGCGTGTTGCGCTTGCCCATCATGTACTCGCTATTCGGCGACACCGCCCACGCGGCGGCCACGGTACACGACTATCTCTATCAATCGGGAATGCTCCCACGTCCGACCGCGGATGCCGTGTTCAAAGAGGCAATCGGCGTCAGTACGAAGCTATCCGGCATCAAGCGTTGGCTAATGTGGGCGGCGGTTCGCGCCTTCGGCGGCTCGCATTTCGGCGACCAGAACGCCGCAACTACTTGA